The Lycium ferocissimum isolate CSIRO_LF1 chromosome 10, AGI_CSIRO_Lferr_CH_V1, whole genome shotgun sequence genome window below encodes:
- the LOC132033561 gene encoding ubiquitin-fold modifier-conjugating enzyme 1, translating into MEGWDPNTKSTLTQIPLLTIKAGPRDGALWTERLKEEYKALIGYTSMNKSKDNDWFRISAANPEGTSWKGKCWYVHNLLKYEFDLQFDIPVTYPATAPELELPELDGKTEKMYRGGKICLTVHFKPLWAKNCPRFGIAHALCLGLAPWLAAEIPVLVDSGMIKHKDDVATSSES; encoded by the exons ATGGAGGGTTGGGATCCAAACACGAAATCAACGCTAACACAGATCCCGTTATTGACAATCAAAGCGGGTCCACGTGACGGGGCGTTATGGACAGAGAGATTGAAGGAAGAGTATAAAGCCCTAATAGGGTACACATCAATGAATAAATCGAAAGATAATGATTGGTTTCGTATATCAGCAGCAAATCCAGAAGGTACAAGCTGGAAAGGGAAGTGTTGGTATGTGCATAATTTGTTAAAGTATGAGTTTGATCTACAGTTTGATATACCTGTTACTTATCCTGCTACTGCACCTGAACTTGAGTTGCCTGAATTAGACGGCAAGACTGAAAAG ATGTACAGAGGAGGGAAAATATGCTTGACAGTGCATTTCAAGCCGCTATGGGCTAAGAACTG CCCCAGATTTGGCATAGCACATGCACTCTGTTTGGGTCTTGCACCATGGCTGGCAGCGGAGATTCCTGTACTTGTTGATTCTGGCATGATTAAACACAAAGATGATGTGGCCACATCCAGTGAATCTTGA
- the LOC132033563 gene encoding phosphoenolpyruvate carboxykinase (ATP) 1-like — MALNGAGNGEFSFDSKRKSGLPKIQTQKTDDENVVCHDDSATPVKAQTLDELHSLQKKKSAPTTPIKSPHVFGGVAVSEEERQKQQLQSISASLASLTRETGPKVVRGDPSRTETPKVQKPAHHVHHTPALNISDSGLKFTHILYNLSPAELYEQAIKYEKGSFITSSGALATLSGAKTGRSPRDKRVVRDETTEDDLWWGKGSPNIEMDEQTFLINRERAVDYLCSLEKVYVNDQFLNWDPNNRIKVRIVSARAYHSLFMHNMCIRPTPEELEDFGTPDFTIYNAGQFPCNRYTHYMTSSTSIDINLGRREMVILGTQYAGEMKKGLFGVMHYLMPKRQILSLHSGCNMGKEGDVALFFGLSGTGKTTLSTDHNRYLIGDDEHCWSNHGVSNIEGGCYAKCIDLSREKEPDIWNAIKFGTVLENVVFEEHTREVDYADKSVTENTRAAYPIEYIPNAKIPCVGPHPKNVILLACDAFGVLPPVSKLNLAQTMYHFISGYTALVAGTEDGIKEPTATFSACFGAAFIMLHPTKYAAMLAEKMQKQGATGWLVNTGWSGGSYGSGSRIKLAYTRKIIDAIHSGALLKAEYKKTDVFGLEIPTELEGVPSEILDPVNTWPDKKAHKDTLLKLGGLFKKNFEVFTNYKIGTDSNLTEEILAAGPNF; from the exons ATGGCGTTGAACGGAGCGGGAAATGGAGAATTCAGTTTTGATAGCAAGAGGAAAAGTGGATTACCTAAGATCCAGACACAGAAGACAGATGATGAAAACGTTGTTTGCCATGACGACAGTGCTACGCCTGTGAAAGCTCAGACGTTGGATGAGTTGCATTCTCTTCAGAAGAAGAAATCGGCACCCACTACTCCCATCAAGTCCCCTCATGTTTTCGGTGGCGTTGCCGTTTCTGAAGAAGAACGCCAGAAACAACAGCTCCAATCCATTAG TGCATCATTGGCGTCTTTGACACGAGAGACAGGACCAAAAGTGGTGAGAGGAGACCCTTCAAGGACGGAAACGCCCAAGGTGCAAAAGCCGGCTCACCACGTACACCACACCCCTGCCCTTAACATTAGTGACAGTGGCCTCAAGTTCACTCACATTCTCTACAATCTCTCTCCTGCTG AGCTGTATGAGCAAGCAATCAAGTATGAAAAGGGATCATTCATCACGTCAAGTGGTGCTTTGGCCACACTTTCCGGAGCCAAAACAGGGCGTTCCCCTAGAGACAAACGTGTTGTTAGAGACGAAACTACTGAGGATGACCTTTGGTGGGGAAA GGGCTCACCCAATATCGAAATGGACGAGCAGACTTTCTTAATCAACAGAGAAAGAGCTGTTGATTACCTATGCTCTTTGGAGAAG GTGTACGTGAATGATCAGTTCCTCAACTGGGATCCAAACAACCGtatcaaagttagaattgtatCAGCCAGAGCCTATCACTCCTTGTTCATGCACAACAT GTGTATCCGACCCACTCCAGAAGAGCTGGAGGATTTTGGTACTCCGGACTTCACAATATACAACGCTGGTCAATTCCCATGTAACCGTTACACCCACTATATGACTTCCTCTACTAGCATAGACATCAATCTTGGTAGGAGGGAAATGGTCATCCTTGGCACACAGTATGCTGGGGAAATGAAGAAAGGTCTTTTCGGCGTAATGCACTATCTAATGCCTAAGCGCCAAATCCTCTCTCTACACTCTGGCTGCAATATGGGAAAAGAAGGAGATGTAGCCCTCTTCTTTGGATTATCAG GAACTGGGAAGACGACACTGTCTACTGATCACAACCGATACCTTATTGGAGATGACGAACACTGCTGGAGTAATCATGGTGTCTCAAACATTGAGGGAGGTTGCTATGCCAAATGCATAGACCTTTCAAGGGAGAAGGAGCCTGATATCTGGAATGCCATCAAGTTTGGCACTG TGCTGGAAAATGTGGTTTTCGAAGAACATACCCGAGAAGTGGATTATGCAGACAAATCAGTGACAG AGAACACCCGGGCAGCATATCCGATCGAATACATCCCAAATGCTAAAATACCATGTGTTGGTCCTCATCCAAAGAATGTCATTCTCCTTGCATGTGATGCATTTGGCGTGCTTCCACCAGTCAGCAAATTGAACTTGGCACAGACAATGTACCACTTTATCAGTGGCTACACAgctttg GTGGCAGGAACTGAGGATGGTATTAAGGAGCCTACAGCAACATTTTCAGCATGTTTTGGTGCAGCATTTATCATGCTTCATCCCACAAAATATGCAGCCATGCTGGCTGAGAAGATGCAGAAACAGGGAGCTACAGGATGGCTTGTGAACACTGGCTGGTCAGGTGGAAG TTATGGATCAGGCAGCCGAATTAAGTTAGCTTACACAAGGAAGATCATTGATGCCATCCACTCCGGGGCGCTTTTGAAAGCGGAATACAAGAAGACCGACGTATTCGGGCTGGAGATTCCAACTGAACTTGAGGGAGTACCTTCCGAGATTCTGGATCCTGTGAACACT TGGCCCGACAAGAAGGCCCACAAAGATACCCTGTTGAAGTTGGGAGGCCTCTTTAAGAAGAACTTTGAGGTGTTCACTAACTACAAGATTGGAACTGATAGCAACCTGACTGAGGAGATCCTGGCAGCTGGTCCAAACTTCTAA